From the genome of Acidobacteriota bacterium:
CCAGCGCGAGCAACAGACCGGCCTCCGGATCGTCCTCCCCGTCGGCCCAGGCCCGCTCCACCTCGGCCACGGCCTGCCGCCCCTGGCCGAGACGGAAGAGGGATTGAGCCAGACGCTTGCGGCTCTCCGCCCAGCCCGGGTCGAGTTCCACCGCCGCCAACACCAGGCGATGAGCGGTGCCCACGTGCTCCCACTCCTCGAAGACGCGGCTGGCCTCGAACAACCGCCCGGCTGTCAGGCGTCGGCCCGGATCCGCGCCCCACTTCCTCTCCATCAGCCGGTCGTCCGCCTGCCGGTCCGATGGATCGGAACCCTCCAGCGCGGCGATCGGCCGGCCCTCCCATGCCACCTCCGCCCAGCGCAGTCCCTGGCGCTCGAGGGCATAGACCCGGTCCCGAAGCGCCGCGTCGAGAGTCCTGAAACGCTCGTCGAACCCGCCGAGCCGCCACAGCAACCGCAGCGAGAAGTTCACCGCCAGCCAACCCTCGGCACCGAAAGCGACGGCGGCCGCATGGTCCGGGCTGCGGCCCAGTTCGTCGCGCAACCGCTCGAGCACCCGGGGAAGCTCTCTCGTTCCAGGCGAGACCACGGCCAGGTAGGGAGAGTCCGCCTGCATGGCGGCGGCCGTCAGCAAGGCGCCGCCCCGAGGCTCGCCCGGTGCCCCGCCGCCGACTTCCAGAACCCTGCACCGCACCAGTCCGGCCCGGATCCGCCGGTCGAGCGGGCCCGTGGTCAGCATCGTTTGAACACTCACCTCCGGCTGATGCTCGACGTAATCGGCGTCCATGACCTGCACCGCCCGGCGAATCCGATCGGTGTAGCTGTGCTCCGCGTGAGCCCTGGCCTGCCCGGCGGCGGCGATCGCCCGGCGCTGCTCGTCATCACGCAGGTATCGCGCCACCTTGGCTCGGAGATCTTCCGCCCCGTGGAACGTGGCCACTTCCCGGCCCGGACGGAAGAACTCGCTCAATGTCTCGCGGCTGTCATCCACCAGGACGAAGCCGCCACAGCCTGCGATGTGGAAGAGCGAACCGTTGGGAGAGCGAGCGGCGGTGACCGGCCCTCCGAAAGCACACTCCTCCTCCCGCCTGTGAATCACCAGGTTGATACGACTCTCGCGGTAGATCGCGGCCACCTTCTCCGGCGCAGCGCCTTCCAGGTGTTCCCAACCCTTCTCCCGCGCCACCTCTTCCCATCCGGAACCAACGAGCAGAACCTTCAGCGACGCTTCCAGCGAGCGAACCAGATCGACCCGGTGCGGAAACGCCGAACCGACCAGCGAAAGATCCCATCGCGGTGCGACGACGGGCTGCGACCGATGAACACCGACCGCGTCACAGCCGTGGGCCAGGAAATGAGTGTTGGGATTGCCATGCCGGCGATGATGTTCCACCGTGGCCGCATCCTGCACGAAAACATGATCGAAAAACTCACCGATCCGCCGGCTGCGCACAGTTTCGTACGGTTCGTCCATCATCCAGACCGCACTGGGCACGCCCTGGGCCTTGATCTCACGCAGGATGTCACGGGGCAGCGCGTAGCCCTGGATGGCGAAAACCAGGTCGGGCTTTTCCTCGCGCAGCGCCAGCAAAGTCCGATCCACCGGGTAGCCTTCCTCCGCCAACCGGCGCCGGTGACCCTCCTCGTAGCGCTCCCAGAGCACCGCATGGCCGGCGAAGAGCTTGGGCGGCTGAAGGGGCCAGTACACCACTTCGAAGCCCGCATCGGAAAAAGCTCGTACCAGCATCTCGTCGAAGTAGGTATGCGGCCAAAGCATCCCCGCCCCGATATAGAACACTTTCTTCGCCGCCGGGGTCGCGTTCCGGCCTGGAAGGGATTTGCGGGCGAGCACCTCGTCGAAGACTGCCATCCACTTCTCGCAGGCCTGCGCCATGTCGTGGTGTTCCTCGACATCTTTCCGGGCTTCGGCGCCCATGCTTCGACAACGTGCGGGATCCTCGATCAAGTCCTCGAGGACCCGATACCAGGCCTCGGGATCTTCATCGACGAGCATGCCCGTCTCACCATGGCGCACCGTGTCCCGGTAGGCCCGCACATGAGAATAGACCCCGGCCGCCGCTACGGAGCCATATTCCAGGTACTTGATCGCGGACTTGCAATCGTTGAAGGGATGAACCAGCAAGGGAGCGAGAGCGATATCGATCCCGCAACCCGCCAGGGTCTTCAAATAGGCCGGGTAATCGTCCTGAAAGCCGAGTTCCTCGAGCGGCAAACCGGCCCGCCGGAGGCACTCGGGAACGAAGCCGAGAAAGACCAGTCGCAGGCGTTGGCCGTACTTGGCGTGCAGTCGCTGGAGCACTCCCGCGATCATCTCGAAGTCACCCTCGTGGGTGCGCGTTCCGGAATAGCCGAGAGTGACCCGTTCCGCGGGAGCGGAGCGCCGGGCCGGTACCTGCTTGAGGTCGATCGTGTTGTGGACGACACGGATCGCCGGGTTGTAGCGGCCGAACGTCTCCGCCAGGGCTTCGGTGGATACGGTCACCATGTCCGCCAGGCGCAGGTAGCGTTCGACGGTCGATCGCACGAGAACCGAGCGATAGGACTCGTAGGCCGGATGATATTCGGGCGGGCCGTTGACCCAGTTGTCGTCCGTGTCGTAGATCACGGGACGACCGCGAAGCCGGGCCATGCGGACCATTTCCATCGCCCGCGGATGCTCGAGCCGCTGCGCGACGATCACATCGGCGGAAGCCACGCAGCGTTCGCCGACACGGGCGACTGGACGCTGCTCGAAGGTGATCCGTCCCTCGGCGGCAAGGCGCTCGAAAGGGAGCAACTGGCGAATATGGGTCGCCGGTGTGGATCCATGGTAGGTCAGCAGCACATGGGGGCGCGTCCGACTCATCGGTGGGCTCCTTCCGCGGTGACCTCCTGCCGCCTACCGCAGAGCACGTCGTCGTAGGCCTCCAGGGTAGCCTTGACGTGGGCCTCGAAGGAGTGCTCGGCGGCAAAACGCTCGCAGAGCCTGCGGCTGCGATTCGAGTCCGTGTCGTTCCAGGCCGCCAGCACCGCCCGCCGAATCGATGCGAGAGATGCCGGTGAACAGTAGAAAGCGTCTCCCCGGTAGTACTCCCATTCGCCGGCGCGGTCGCCCACCACGATGCGGCAGCCGGACATGGCCGCCTCGATACTGGCCAGGCTCGCTCCTTCGTTCCAGCTCGGCAGGGCGTGGACCCGCGCCGCGGCAAAGGCGTCCGCCAGCTCGTGCTGGGGAAGCTGGGAGATGAAAAGCGTGTCCCTCGGAGCATAGTAGCGGCAGAGATCCTGGTAGTCTCGAGTGATCTCGTTGGCCGCCCCCACGATGACCAGCGGCAGCCCCGCGTCGGCCAGGGCGTAGAGCAGCATCAACTGGTTCTTGCGCGGTTCGAGATGTCCGACGGAGATGACAAAATCATCGACCCCGTACTTTTCGACGAAACGCTCCCGGGATCCACGGGTGAAGAGGGACGTATCCGCGCAGTTGGGCACGATGGTGAAGGGCCGGTGGATCCCCAGTCTGTGGGCTATGGTGCGAATCTCCGAGAGACTCAAACCCACCAGGTGATCCGCCAGGTCGAAGAGGGCTCGCTGGGCTTCCACCACCGGTTCGGCCACGGGAATGCGGCCGGGTTGGTCGGATCCACGGGTGACCAGCTCTCCGCGGGCCAGGTTGTCGAGCAGCGCTTCCCTTTCCTCAACCGACCAGGCCTGGAAAATGCGAGGAAGCACCTCTACGGCAAAGTTCGATTCGGAAAGCTCCATGTAGATCGTGGAGACGACCAGCGGGATGCCCGCATAGAGCACCCGGCTCGCCTGGGCCAGACCGTCCTGGCTTCGCCACGCGTGGTGGTAGAGATGGGCCAGATCGTAACCCTCGCAATGGGGATGGGCCGTGATCGCCAAATCGGCGACCCACCCCTCGTTTCTCAATCCGAGGATCGTCTTGGCGATCCGCAGGCGGGGACCGGGAGCATCATCGATGTTACCGAAGGCGTCCGGATGGGCGATCAACAGGACTCTCCGGCCATCGGGAGAAACCCGGCGCCGACGGTCGACCACCGCCACCAGCATGTCTCCTTCCGGTCCCGGACACTGAACGATCCACGGCACCTGCCCGAAAACCTGCAACACCAGGTTCTCGAGGGTGCCCCGCTCGAAGTAGTTGAGGCACCCCCAGGACCGGCGCTCGGGGACGTGGCGCCGGGCCGCATCGGCTCCGCGGTCCCGCACGCGGAGTAACAGCAGACCGTCGTCTCCCAGCCGCTTCCGGCACGCTTCCAGGGTTTCAAGCGGTCGGGGATCGTAGTCCAGAAGGTCCCAGGCGATCAGCGCACGGGCGGCATCCTTCCTCTCTCCCTCGGCCTGCAGGTCGTAGCCTCGGGCCGCCGCAACACCCTCGAAACGGCTGTCCCGGGCACCTAGAGTTTCGATCTTTCCCCTTCCTTCGAGCAGCAAATCGAGGAAGAAGAGCCGCCAGTCGAATCCTTCGTCGGTGTCAGCCATGCGGATCTGGTAGCGGCGCGCGGCCTGCTCGATGCGTCCCTGCCCGGGTGAGGGGAAGAGACTGTAAGCCCCGCAGGCTCGACAGTGCAGATGGTCGGAAAGCACTTCGAGGCCACCGGCGCCGGCGCAAACAGGACAGGAGGAAGGTCTGATGGCACTCACAGGATCGCCCTCCGCCACTCCTGGTACATCAGCAGGGTCCAAACTTTCAACGCCCGGGCGGGCGAACGGGTCCAGCCCCCGCTCGCAAGAGCCTCGACGGTCTCGCGGCGGAAGACACCGGGCTCCAGGTCATCGAGTAGAGACTGCCGCGTGTACTCCTCGAGATCACCGCGGAACCACTTTTCGAGAGGCATCGAAAAGCCCATCTTCGGGCGCCAGAGCACGCGCGCCGGCAGTTCGTCTCGAAAGGCCGTCTTCAGTGCCAGCTTCGAGATCTCGCCACTGATCTTTGCCGACCGCGAGAGCCCCAGGCCGAAACTCACAAGCCGGGGATCGAGCATCGGTGCCCGTACTTCGAGCGAGGCCAGCATGCTGGCCCGGTCCACCTTGACCAGCAGGTTGTCCGGCAGATAGGTCTTCAGGTCGACGTACTGCAGGCGCTGAAGGTAGTCCATCCCGCCGCCGTCCTCGAAACGGGACTCCAAGTGCGGGTAGGGAGACTTCCGCCGCCGATCGAGGGCGCTCCAGAGCGACTCGTCCAACAGCTCGCGCTTCTCTTGATGGGTGAACGAACTCAGGAGAGGCACGTAGCTGTCGGGGTGGGGCGCGAGGGGCGGCTCGAGAAGCTGCCGAAACGCGCTTTCCCCACGGGCCACGCTGTCGAGATAACTCGCGTGCTCGGCCGCCAGCATGTAACGGGGATAGCCGCCGAAAGCCTCATCACCCCCTTCACCGGAGAGGCAAACCTTGACCTGCCTGCGGGCCTCGCGGCACATCAGGTAGGTGGGTACGGCGGCCTGGTCCGCCAGGGGTTCGTCGAACTGGGCCGCAATGGCGGGAATCAGCTCCACCGCCGATGAGGGGGCCAGCTCGATCCGCTCGTGACGCGTCCCGAAACGTCGAGCGACTTCCTCCGCGTATTCCGTCTCGTCGTAATCCTTGTCTTCGAAACCCACGGAAAAGGTGCGAATATCGCC
Proteins encoded in this window:
- a CDS encoding glycosyltransferase, producing the protein MSRTRPHVLLTYHGSTPATHIRQLLPFERLAAEGRITFEQRPVARVGERCVASADVIVAQRLEHPRAMEMVRMARLRGRPVIYDTDDNWVNGPPEYHPAYESYRSVLVRSTVERYLRLADMVTVSTEALAETFGRYNPAIRVVHNTIDLKQVPARRSAPAERVTLGYSGTRTHEGDFEMIAGVLQRLHAKYGQRLRLVFLGFVPECLRRAGLPLEELGFQDDYPAYLKTLAGCGIDIALAPLLVHPFNDCKSAIKYLEYGSVAAAGVYSHVRAYRDTVRHGETGMLVDEDPEAWYRVLEDLIEDPARCRSMGAEARKDVEEHHDMAQACEKWMAVFDEVLARKSLPGRNATPAAKKVFYIGAGMLWPHTYFDEMLVRAFSDAGFEVVYWPLQPPKLFAGHAVLWERYEEGHRRRLAEEGYPVDRTLLALREEKPDLVFAIQGYALPRDILREIKAQGVPSAVWMMDEPYETVRSRRIGEFFDHVFVQDAATVEHHRRHGNPNTHFLAHGCDAVGVHRSQPVVAPRWDLSLVGSAFPHRVDLVRSLEASLKVLLVGSGWEEVAREKGWEHLEGAAPEKVAAIYRESRINLVIHRREEECAFGGPVTAARSPNGSLFHIAGCGGFVLVDDSRETLSEFFRPGREVATFHGAEDLRAKVARYLRDDEQRRAIAAAGQARAHAEHSYTDRIRRAVQVMDADYVEHQPEVSVQTMLTTGPLDRRIRAGLVRCRVLEVGGGAPGEPRGGALLTAAAMQADSPYLAVVSPGTRELPRVLERLRDELGRSPDHAAAVAFGAEGWLAVNFSLRLLWRLGGFDERFRTLDAALRDRVYALERQGLRWAEVAWEGRPIAALEGSDPSDRQADDRLMERKWGADPGRRLTAGRLFEASRVFEEWEHVGTAHRLVLAAVELDPGWAESRKRLAQSLFRLGQGRQAVAEVERAWADGEDDPEAGLLLALARFAVGRVDQALAIYRKCENLEAPWPIRASIQAGIARCLRRQGLPEQALERLERALVFDPIYVDAFREKAACLLETGRGADALEAIERAVALRPRDPALQAERARVLQQMGRIAEARRVLDDARSLLAPAEAR
- a CDS encoding glycosyltransferase family 4 protein — protein: MSAIRPSSCPVCAGAGGLEVLSDHLHCRACGAYSLFPSPGQGRIEQAARRYQIRMADTDEGFDWRLFFLDLLLEGRGKIETLGARDSRFEGVAAARGYDLQAEGERKDAARALIAWDLLDYDPRPLETLEACRKRLGDDGLLLLRVRDRGADAARRHVPERRSWGCLNYFERGTLENLVLQVFGQVPWIVQCPGPEGDMLVAVVDRRRRVSPDGRRVLLIAHPDAFGNIDDAPGPRLRIAKTILGLRNEGWVADLAITAHPHCEGYDLAHLYHHAWRSQDGLAQASRVLYAGIPLVVSTIYMELSESNFAVEVLPRIFQAWSVEEREALLDNLARGELVTRGSDQPGRIPVAEPVVEAQRALFDLADHLVGLSLSEIRTIAHRLGIHRPFTIVPNCADTSLFTRGSRERFVEKYGVDDFVISVGHLEPRKNQLMLLYALADAGLPLVIVGAANEITRDYQDLCRYYAPRDTLFISQLPQHELADAFAAARVHALPSWNEGASLASIEAAMSGCRIVVGDRAGEWEYYRGDAFYCSPASLASIRRAVLAAWNDTDSNRSRRLCERFAAEHSFEAHVKATLEAYDDVLCGRRQEVTAEGAHR
- the asnB gene encoding asparagine synthase (glutamine-hydrolyzing), which gives rise to MCGICGIVDREGGVSESLVLEMRDRLVHRGPDDAGLYLSADRQVALGHRRLSIIDLSPAGRQPLANEDGSVQVVFNGEIYNYRRLRRELQRQGHSFRSHTDTEVLVHLYEEMGDDLLRRLEGQFALALWDESRRRLLLARDHFGKKPLYYRLTDTGIAFASELKALLVDPRCPRRVDRESFFDYLTFQYVPEPRTIFEGIHKLPAGHALSLDAGGARIEPYWSLTVPESRKDTGQGIPTETLRRLLEQSVRDRLVADVPVGVFLSGGVDSSAIVATMARLGVGDIRTFSVGFEDKDYDETEYAEEVARRFGTRHERIELAPSSAVELIPAIAAQFDEPLADQAAVPTYLMCREARRQVKVCLSGEGGDEAFGGYPRYMLAAEHASYLDSVARGESAFRQLLEPPLAPHPDSYVPLLSSFTHQEKRELLDESLWSALDRRRKSPYPHLESRFEDGGGMDYLQRLQYVDLKTYLPDNLLVKVDRASMLASLEVRAPMLDPRLVSFGLGLSRSAKISGEISKLALKTAFRDELPARVLWRPKMGFSMPLEKWFRGDLEEYTRQSLLDDLEPGVFRRETVEALASGGWTRSPARALKVWTLLMYQEWRRAIL